The following is a genomic window from Verrucomicrobiia bacterium.
TCGATGTCTGCCGCCCTGGCGCCGCGGACCTCGCCTGCCATGTCCATGCCCGGTGTGCGGGCACGGAACCCGACGTTCAGGACCAGTCCCGTCGCCTGGCCGAACTCGGCTTCCTCCCGATCGATCCGATCCGCTGGGACGAGCAGCTCTGGCCCGACCCCTCCCAACCCCCCACACGCTCCACCGTTCTCCCCTCGCACCTTCCCAGCGCAACCCTCGATCTGGGAGACCGGCCGTTCGTCGCCCGTGCCGGCAACGGCATCCTCCTCCATTCCGGCCCGCCCGTCCGTCGCCGGCGCGAACCGCCCCGCTTTCTCCTCGACCGCCTCAAGGCCGCCTTCGATCCCGAAGGTCACCTCCCGCCCTTGCCCGAATGAACGCCCCACCCTCCAGCACCCCGACCGCCTTCCTCGATCCGCAGCGCGCAGCCGCCTGCGTCCATTGCGGCCTCTGCCTCTCCGCCTGCCCCACCTATCTCGAAACCGGCAACGAAAACGATTCCCCGCGCGGACGCATCCACCTGATGCGTGCCCTCGCCGCGGGGCGCCTTGCCCCAAACGGCGCCGCCGTCCGGCACCTCGACCTTTGCCTCGGCTGCCGCGCCTGCGAACCCGCCTGCCCCAGCGGCGTCGCCTACGGACACCTCCTCGAAGCCACCCGCGATCACCTCGACCGTGTCCACCGTCGCCACCCGGTTCAGACCTTCCTCCGCCGTGTCCTCATCGGCCGCATCCTCCCCCATCCCCGACGCCTGGCGATCGCCCTTCTCCCCGCCCGGTTCGCCCGCGCCGCCCACCTCGAACCGCTCCTCCCCGCCTCGGCCCGTGCCTGGCTGGACCTCCTCCCCTTTCCTCTCGAACCCGCCCTTGCCGCACCTCCTCTTCCCGAAGTGTCCCCTGCCTCCGCTTCCCCCCGGCTTGGGCGGGTCGCACTTCTCACCGGCTGCGTGATGCATGCCCTCTTCCGCAACACCCACCACCAGACCGTCCGCCTCCTCAATGCCGCCGGCTACGACGTCCTCATTCCACCCAACC
Proteins encoded in this region:
- a CDS encoding 4Fe-4S dicluster domain-containing protein; translated protein: MNAPPSSTPTAFLDPQRAAACVHCGLCLSACPTYLETGNENDSPRGRIHLMRALAAGRLAPNGAAVRHLDLCLGCRACEPACPSGVAYGHLLEATRDHLDRVHRRHPVQTFLRRVLIGRILPHPRRLAIALLPARFARAAHLEPLLPASARAWLDLLPFPLEPALAAPPLPEVSPASASPRLGRVALLTGCVMHALFRNTHHQTVRLLNAAGYDVLIPPNQTCCGALHAHGGQLDTARAAARHNLEAFPVAELDAIVVNAAGCGSTLKDYGSLLAGDPDNAGAAHAFAQRVRDLTEWLAATPGFPEQLARLGQHLPGTDRIACHDACHLAHAQGITEAPRRLIRAAAGNRYVELPETDLCCGSAGSYSLTEPAMSRRLRDRKVRHLASLGSVTVVTTNPGCHMQLQAGLREARLRTSRVVHIADWLGDLLPP